In Microbacterium pumilum, the following proteins share a genomic window:
- a CDS encoding DNA topoisomerase IV subunit B — MVTSEYSAHHLQVLEGLEAVRKRPGMYIGSTDSRGLMHCLWEIIDNSVDEALGGHGSRIDIVLHADGSVEVRDQARGIPVDIEPRTGLSGVEVVFTKLHAGGKFGGGSYAASGGLHGVGASVVNALSERLDVEVDRNGKTWAMSFHRGEPGVFSNGSPSSTFTPFETNSELRVTGRAAKGVTGTRIRYWADRQIFTKDAAFNLDDLAQRARQTAFLVPGLEIVVRDERASTGSPTAGASSTDQPVETRYRYDGGISEFVDFLAPDSAVTDTWRLTGSGTFTETVPVLQPTGAMVPTDVERECHVDIALRWGTGYETVSRSFVNIIATPKGGTHQQGFEQGLMKVLRAQVDQNARRLKVGNDKLEKDDILAGMTAVLTVRVPEPQFEGQTKEVLGTPAVRQIVNNVLTRELTARFTSPKRDDKNQTALLLDKVVAEMKARISARSHKETQRRKNALESSSLPAKLVDCRSSDVAHSELFIVEGDSALGTAKLARNSEFQALLPIRGKILNVQKASVSDMLSNAECASIIQVIGAGSGRSFDLDAARYGKVILMSDADVDGAHIRTLLLTLFFRYMRPLVEAGRVFAAVPPLHRVIVMNPGTKPNETIYTYSEPELHTLLTKVTKSGRRWHEPVQRYKGLGEMDADQLATTTMDRGGRLLRRVRLEDAESAGHIFELLMGNEVAPRREFIVESSHRLSRDAIDA; from the coding sequence ATTGTGACCTCCGAGTATTCCGCCCATCACCTCCAGGTGCTTGAGGGACTCGAAGCGGTCCGCAAGCGGCCGGGCATGTACATCGGCTCGACCGACTCCCGCGGCCTGATGCACTGCCTGTGGGAGATCATCGACAACTCCGTCGACGAAGCTCTCGGCGGGCACGGATCGCGTATCGACATCGTGCTGCACGCGGACGGCAGCGTCGAGGTGCGCGACCAGGCGCGCGGCATCCCGGTCGACATCGAACCCCGCACCGGCCTCTCGGGTGTCGAGGTCGTCTTCACCAAGCTCCACGCCGGCGGCAAGTTCGGCGGCGGCTCGTACGCCGCTTCGGGCGGACTGCACGGTGTCGGCGCATCCGTCGTGAACGCCCTGTCCGAGCGGCTCGACGTCGAGGTGGATCGCAACGGCAAGACGTGGGCGATGTCCTTCCACCGCGGCGAACCCGGCGTGTTCTCGAACGGATCGCCGTCATCGACGTTCACGCCCTTCGAGACGAATTCCGAGCTGCGGGTTACCGGGCGTGCCGCGAAAGGCGTCACCGGCACCCGCATCCGCTACTGGGCGGACCGGCAGATCTTCACGAAGGATGCCGCCTTCAACCTCGACGATCTGGCGCAGCGCGCTCGCCAGACCGCGTTCCTCGTCCCGGGACTCGAGATCGTGGTGCGAGACGAACGTGCTTCGACAGGCTCACCAACCGCAGGCGCTTCGAGCACGGATCAGCCGGTCGAGACGAGGTATCGCTACGACGGCGGCATCTCGGAATTCGTCGACTTCCTCGCTCCCGACTCCGCGGTGACCGACACTTGGCGGCTCACCGGCTCCGGGACCTTCACCGAGACCGTGCCGGTGCTCCAGCCGACCGGCGCCATGGTGCCCACCGACGTCGAGCGCGAGTGCCACGTCGACATCGCACTGCGCTGGGGGACCGGATACGAGACAGTTTCGCGCTCGTTCGTGAACATCATCGCGACGCCCAAGGGCGGCACGCACCAGCAGGGGTTCGAGCAGGGACTCATGAAGGTGCTGCGCGCCCAGGTCGACCAGAACGCCCGGCGTCTCAAGGTCGGCAACGACAAGCTCGAGAAGGACGACATCCTCGCCGGTATGACCGCGGTCCTCACCGTCAGGGTGCCGGAGCCGCAGTTCGAGGGGCAGACGAAAGAGGTCCTCGGCACGCCCGCGGTGCGCCAGATCGTCAACAATGTCCTGACGCGAGAGCTCACGGCGCGATTCACGTCTCCCAAGCGCGACGACAAGAATCAGACGGCGCTGCTTCTCGACAAGGTCGTGGCCGAGATGAAGGCGCGCATCTCTGCGCGCTCGCACAAAGAGACCCAGCGGCGCAAGAACGCCCTCGAGTCCTCCTCGCTTCCCGCGAAGCTCGTCGACTGCCGTTCATCGGATGTCGCCCACTCCGAGCTCTTCATCGTGGAGGGCGACTCGGCACTGGGCACCGCGAAGCTCGCGCGCAACAGCGAGTTCCAGGCGCTGCTGCCCATCCGCGGCAAGATCCTCAACGTGCAGAAAGCCTCTGTCAGCGACATGCTCTCCAACGCGGAGTGCGCCTCGATCATCCAGGTGATCGGCGCGGGCTCGGGTCGCTCGTTCGATCTCGATGCGGCACGCTACGGCAAGGTGATTCTGATGAGCGACGCGGATGTCGACGGCGCCCACATCCGCACCCTGCTGCTCACCCTGTTCTTCCGTTACATGCGCCCACTGGTCGAGGCAGGGCGCGTGTTCGCGGCCGTGCCACCGCTTCACCGCGTGATCGTCATGAACCCCGGCACGAAGCCGAACGAGACGATCTACACCTACAGCGAGCCCGAGCTGCACACCCTGCTCACGAAGGTCACGAAGTCCGGACGACGCTGGCACGAACCAGTCCAGCGCTACAAGGGACTCGGTGAGATGGACGCCGATCAGCTCGCCACCACGACGATGGACCGGGGCGGGCGTCT
- a CDS encoding DUF7455 domain-containing protein — MNTLSTPTEPGVVLEHRLTALDRCDSCGAQAYIAAEVNGSELLFCAHHGRKYEEKLRAIATSWHDETARLIES, encoded by the coding sequence ATGAACACGCTATCCACACCGACCGAGCCGGGTGTCGTTCTCGAGCACCGACTGACGGCGCTGGACCGCTGCGATTCCTGTGGTGCCCAGGCCTATATCGCCGCAGAGGTGAACGGAAGCGAGCTCCTGTTCTGCGCACACCACGGCCGCAAGTACGAAGAGAAGCTTCGTGCGATCGCGACCAGCTGGCACGACGAGACGGCACGCCTGATCGAGTCCTGA